A window from Megalobrama amblycephala isolate DHTTF-2021 linkage group LG9, ASM1881202v1, whole genome shotgun sequence encodes these proteins:
- the dennd3a gene encoding LOW QUALITY PROTEIN: DENN domain-containing protein 3 (The sequence of the model RefSeq protein was modified relative to this genomic sequence to represent the inferred CDS: deleted 1 base in 1 codon), producing the protein MADNGPSGLLEACLVVGVSNERLKELCLGKDKELLVEAEVLQVHAPPFVKKESSSNGVVQDHAPAFSRGQRRRSFKKRDRPVSTISDSGKINESSVVVSDDLSVPQNIDLIALPQLCFPDGLRITNECREDSYHFLVFTDVFGTQTHGVVAQYCKPIHFQQDNAMHQNAHQSTKLQRLYTTYSICVISKYPYYNALRDCLSCFLLQLKTSRMTEFEEQVKEFSAKLALVPLPPPGPLHVVFNLRPLRIELPSRLDVDRPVLDLDLHLPFLCFKPKQILQIISCILMEQRVVFLSTNWAKLTLVAECFMIFIHPLRWQHPFVPILSRQMLDFIMAPTAYLMGCHTYHFNEVAEELDDLVLIDIDQGTVMCSSLGKLDIPDVPLEARECFISRARGLQLHYDLDLCHAGSRTDINELRAHRRQWQHSVNSVILNVTMELIVNIFSEVCDFLNYEHRVFNSEEFLRSRDTTDHTFYKRVLDTHIFHSFLRDRLNRKNDAFTRMQLNIRSETRRMKTTTESPRRPTIEEINRKNFRPENGLNSRLGKSMPNLADYRLLTIPVQRVSIRTMPLQSGSWGPSRPIRIFKLPEFPPPLAYQYVQKYYYDLISQLSRAITATPDDSALLARYYYLRGLVNSVAGRRVDALGDFQSLYKTDMDIFPAELLTALVESLPPQERKAAEHRPELKRLISWVKKENERELAKPMDGGTVKRFELPRKHLHVEDFVRRVQESGIVKDLGTIQRLFEALTVGQQKQVDPETFRFFYSFWKETEAAAQDVDLPAVVLEHLETDECVYKLSSSVKTSHGVGKIAMTQRRLFLLTEGRPGYVEITKFRDIEDVKISSAPFLLLRIPSLKIKTALRKESFEANLKSECDLWHLMIKEMWAGRKMADDHKDPQFMEQALTNVLLMDAVVGSLQSQKAIYAATKLAYFDKMKLEVPMMVPKTTSETLKHKINPSLDQTSPQAVDVLLYTPGQLGVSELDGGGNPKLWCALSDGKVLVFDAASWSMQQNSVQVGTSRLNCMLAVNQQQLWIGSKDSFIYIINPRSVSCNKQLTEHRCEVTGLTLEERFDKFSHTVAYSCSEDGCVIVWDVSSLQVRRHFRVSCDRLQSIQIQNGMLWCCGRDCVLELRRNGTVHRKMSLPDHLLSSPRGFSSFLLFNESEQLWAGFAEAGELCVWHCKELNKPFIRIQLKDCAGVVCMIKVKNQIWVGCHGRSAAGKARGKIYVVNTDRYTVEKELVAHADSVQTLCSAEDRYVLSGAAQDDGKIGIWKVE; encoded by the exons ATGGCGGATAACGGCCCGTCTGGTCTGTTGGAGGCGTGTTTGGTGGTCGGAGTATCAAATGAACGTCTGAAAGAACTATGCCTG GGTAAAGACAAAGAGCTTCTGGTGGAGGCGGAGGTGCTGCAGGTTCACGCTCCACCGTTTGTGAAGAAGGAGAGTTCCAGTAACGGTGTTGTTCAGGATCACGCTCCGGCCTTCAGCAGAGGCCAGAGGAGACGCTCCTTTAAGAAGAGGGACCGGCCGGTTTCAACCATCAGCGATTCAGGCAAAATCAATGAATCGTCAGTCGTCGTCTCAGATGACCTCAGCGTACCGCAAAACATTGACCTCATAGCCCTGCCGCAGCTCTGTTTCCCAG ATGGTTTGAGAATAACCAATGAGTGCAGAGAAGACTCCTATCATTTCCTGGTGTTCACGGATGTGTTCGGGACCCAGACTCATGGTGTGGTGGCTCAGTACTGCAAGCCTATCCAT TTCCAACAAGATAATGCAATGCATCAAAACGCCCATCAGTCGACCAAACTCCAGCGTCTCTACACCACATACAGCATATGTGTCATCTCCAAATATCCATATTATAATGCCCTCAGAGACTGCCTGTCCTG TTTTTTGCTCCAGCTGAAGACCTCCCGCATGACCGAGTTTGAAGAGCAAGTGAAGGAGTTTTCCGCCAAACTGGCACTGGTGCCCCTCCCGCCTCCCGGACCGTTGCATGTG GTGTTTAATCTCAGACCCCTTCGGATTGAACTTCCCTCCAGACTGGATGTGGATCGGCCCGTCTTGGACCTCGATCTTCACTTGCCGTTTCTGTGTTTCAAACCCAAACAGATCCTGCAG ATCATTAGCTGTATCCTGATGGAGCAGAGGGTGGTGTTTCTGTCCACCAACTGGGCCAAACTCACACTCGTCGCCGAATGTTTCATGATCTTCATTCACCCGCTGCGCTGGCAGCATCCGTTCGTACCCATCCTGTCGCGCCAAATGCTGGACTTCATCATGGCGCCCACGGCCTACCTAATGGGCTGCCACACATACCACTTCAATGAGGTTGCAGAG GAGTTGGATGATCTGGTTCTTATAGACATTGACCAAGGAACAGTGATGTGTTCAAGTTTAGGCAAGCTTGATATTCCAGATGTGCCACTGGAAGCCAGAGAGTGTTTTATATCCCG aGCCAGAGGGCTTCAGCTTCACTATGATCTAGATCTGTGTCACGCCGGCAGCCGCACGGACATCAACGAGCTGCGCGCTCACAGGAGACAGTGGCAGCACAGCGTCAACAGTGTCATCCTCAACGTCACCATGGAGCTCATCGTCAACATCTTCAG TGAAGTTTGTGACTTCCTGAACTATGAGCATCGTGTTTTCAACAGCGAGGAGTTCCTCCGGTCCAGAGATACGACAGATCACACCTTTTACAAAAGG GTTTTAGACACTCATATTTTCCACTCGTTTCTACGGGACCGTTTGAACAGGAAGAATGACGCATTTACTCGCATGCAGCTGAATATCCGGTCAGAGACCCGAAG GATGAAAACCACGACGGAGTCTCCACGCAGACCCACGATAGAGGAGATCAACCGCAAGAACTTCCGACCAGAGAACGGCCTGAACAGCAGGCTGGGGAAGAGTATGCCAAACCTGGCAGACTACAGATTGCTCACCATCCCGGTCCAGCGGGTGTCAATAAGGACGATGCCTTTACAGAGCG GTTCCTGGGGTCCCTCGAGGCCAATCAGAATCTTTAAACTCCCAGAATTCCCTCCTCCGCTGGCCTACCAGTACGTTCAGAAGTACTACTATGATCTCATTAGCCAGTTGAGCAGAGCCATCACAGCGACCCCAGATGACTCCGCCCTCCTGGCCCGTTACTATTACCTACGAGGCCTGGTGAACTCTGTTGCCGGCAGACGCGTGGACGCCCTCGGAGACTTCCAGAGCTTGTATAAGACAGACATGGACATCTTTCCTGCGGAGCTGCTTACCGCGCTGGTTGAGTCTCTGCCACCGCAGGAGAGGAAGGCGGCCGAGCATCGCCCCGAATTGAAGCGTCTGATCAGCTGGGTGAAAAAAGAAAACGAGCGGGAGCTGGCAAAACCGATGGATGGCGGGACGGTGAAGAGATTCGAACTGCCCAGGAAGCACCTGCACGTGGAGGACTTTGTGCGGCGCGTTCAGGAGTCGGGCATCGTCAAGGATTTGGGCACCATCCAGCGGCTGTTTGAGGCGCTCACTGTGG GTCAGCAGAAGCAGGTGGATCCAGAGACCTTCCGCTTCTTCTACAGCTTCTGGAAGGAGACTGAAGCGGCGGCTCAGGACGTGGACTTACCGGCCGTCGTGCTGGAGCACCTGGAGACCGACGAATGTGTCTACAAGCTCTCGTCATCCGTCAAGACCAGCCACGGCGTGGGCAAGATCGCCATGACCCAGCGCAGGCTCTTCCTGCTGACGGAGGGCCGGCCGGGATATGTCGAAATCACCAAGTTCAGAGATATTGAG GATGTGAAGATATCTTCTGCTCCTTTCCTTCTGCTGAGGATCCCGTCTCTAAAGATCAAAACAGCCTTAAGGAAGGAGTCATTCGAGGCTAATCTGAAGTCGGAGTGTGACCTTTGGCACCTGATGATCAAAGAGATGTGGGCCGGGAGGAAGATGGCGGACGATCATAAG GACCCTCAGTTCATGGAGCAGGCCTTGACAAACGTCCTGCTGATGGACGCCGTGGTCGGGAGCCTGCAGTCACAGAAAGCCATCTACGCTGCTACCAAACTGGCCTACTTTGACAAGATGAAGCTTGAGG TACCCATGATGGTACCCAAAACTACATCTGAGACCCTGAAACACAAGATAAACCCATCTCTGGACCAGACGTCTCCTCAAGCGGTGGACGTCCTGCTGTACACGCCTG GTCAGCTGGGTGTGTCGGAGCTGGACGGCGGCGGGAACCCAAAGCTCTGGTGTGCACTGAGTGATGGGAAGGTGCTGGTGTTCGACGCGGCCAGCTGGTCCATGCAGCAGAACTCTGTTCAAGTGGGAACGTCCCGTCTG AATTGCATGCTGGCAGTGAACCAGCAGCAGCTGTGGATCGGCTCAAAGGACTCGTTCATTTACATCATAAACCCGCGGAGCGTGTCGTGCAATAAACAACTGACGGAGCATCGCTGTGAGGTCACCGGACTCACCCTGGAGGAGAGA TTCGACAAATTCAG TCATACGGTGGCGTACTCGTGCAGTGAAGATGGCTGCGTGATCGTGTGGGACGTGTCCTCGCTGCAGGTCAGACGACACTTCAGAGTCTCCTGTGACAGACTGCAGTCCATCCAGATCCAGAACGGCATGCTGTGGTGCT GTGGCCGTGATTGTGTGTTGGAATTGCGCAGGAACGGCACGGTGCATCGTAAGATGTCTCTTCCAGATCACCTGCTGAGTTCGCCGAGGGGTTTCAGCAGTTTCCTGCTTTTTAATGAG TCGGAGCAGCTGTGGGCCGGTTTCGCGGAAGCAGGTGAGCTGTGTGTGTGGCACTGCAAAGAACTGAACAAACCCTTCATCAGAATCCAGCTCAAAGACTGCGCCGGTGTCGTCTGCATGATCAAAGTCAAGAATCAG ATCTGGGTGGGTTGTCACGGCCGCAGCGCTGCAGGAAAAGCCCGCGGGAAGATCTACGTGGTGAACACGGACCGTTACACGGTGGAGAAGGAGCTGGTCGCACACGCCGACAGCGTTCAGACTCTGTGCTCGGCTGAAGATCGCTACGTGCTCAGCGGAGCCGCGCAGGACGATGGCAAAATCGGCATCTGGAAAGTTGAGTAG